CCGGCAGCCCACGGGAAGCATCCGCCGAGTGTGCCAGGACGCACGACATCGGGCGCTTTGCCGGGCGGCGCAACTCGGCTTCCGTCACACCAACCAGCGTAGCCTGGGCGTGGGAGCCAAGCCATGCACGTGCCAGAGCGGCAAAATCGTACCAGCTACAGGGTTCTCCGGCGCTGACGGCATGAAACAGCCCGCCAGCGCGGGCTTCCGCCAGACAGCGCAGGTACAGAGCAACGTCGGCTGCGTAGCTCGGAAGAATGCGGTTGTCGGTGATGCCTTTGACGACGCCGGGACGGGTGAGCAGGTCGCCAATCACGCTGGCAAAGTTCTTGCCGCCGTGTCCAAAAAGCCCGGCTACCCGCACGACGGCGAAATCCGGTGAAACGCTGTGCACGGCCTGCTCCCCCGCCAGCTTGGACGCGCCATAGACCGAAATGGGGTTGGGAGGACTCGTCGGCTGGTAGGGGAGTGGGCTGGTGCCGTCAAAGACGTAGTCGGTGCTGATGTGAATGAAGTAGGCCCCGATGGCCATGGCATTTTCAGCCAGGTGACGGGGGCCGTCCGCGTTGTGGAGAAAGGCGGCGGCGCGCTCGGTTTCACACGCATCCACGTTCGTCATGGCGGCGCAGTTGATGATGACGGCCGGATGGTATTGCTTCAGACAAGCGCGTACGGCTGCCGCGTCGCTGATGTCCAGCTCAGAGCGGCGCAGAGCGATGACCTCGTAGTGCTGGTGGCAGGCTTCAGCAACGTGGCGGCCAAGCAATCCGGCTGCGCCGGTGACAAGCAGGCTGGGCATGGTGTGTGTCAGTCACGCGGACGACGTTTGTCTTTGTCCTTGTCGTCTTTGTCGCGTCCGATTTTCCAGATTTCCCAGAAACGGCGTTTTTCGCGTCTTTCCTCACGTCTTTCGGCCTGACGCT
This window of the Chloracidobacterium sp. N genome carries:
- the rfbD gene encoding dTDP-4-dehydrorhamnose reductase, yielding MPSLLVTGAAGLLGRHVAEACHQHYEVIALRRSELDISDAAAVRACLKQYHPAVIINCAAMTNVDACETERAAAFLHNADGPRHLAENAMAIGAYFIHISTDYVFDGTSPLPYQPTSPPNPISVYGASKLAGEQAVHSVSPDFAVVRVAGLFGHGGKNFASVIGDLLTRPGVVKGITDNRILPSYAADVALYLRCLAEARAGGLFHAVSAGEPCSWYDFAALARAWLGSHAQATLVGVTEAELRRPAKRPMSCVLAHSADASRGLPVLRDWRDALAESLAVWKT